AACCTTTGGCCACTAACCTGGCCTTGTTCTTTTGCACAGAACCATCTAGATTTAGCTTCACTTTGTACACCCATTTTACACCAATCACAGGCTTCTCACTTGGTCGATTTACAAGTTCCCAAGTGTCATTCTTTTCTATCATTTCAAGCTCTtccttcattgctttcttccaagctttgtctttctcagcttcttcatACGTTTCTGGTTCTACTACACAGTAATTACATGTAGCATAAATCTCATCCAGATTTCTCAATCTTACTGGAGTTGAACTAGGAGTTGTTGTCTGTGATTGACTTGATTGTGGACTCATAGTAGCTTGCTGTAGGGTCCCTTGTATGTCACCATTATCTGTGACTTCTTCTTGAACTGAGGTCTCTATAGGCTCCCTTGTTTGCCTTTTGTTTAGGTCAATTTGTAGAGAGACACTGTCCTTTTCCTCTACCATTGTATCCCAGTTCCACATTGAGTCttcatcaaagataacatccCTTGATAGGATTATCTTTTGAGTCAATACATTATAAACTCTGTATCCTTTCTCACTGGTACCATAGCCTACAAAAACACCCTTGTTACTTGATTTCTCCAACTTGTGCCTTAGTTGATGAGGGATGAGATTGTAGCATACTGAGCCAAACACTCTCAGATGCTTCACAGAAGGCTTCCTTCCACTGAACACTTCAAATGGAGTCTTCTTCTCCAATGCCTTAGTAGGACACCTATTCAATAGATACACTGAGGTGTTCACAGCTTCACCCCAAAATTTATAAGGCATGTTCTTCTTATGCATCATAGACTTAGCCATTTCGACTATAGTCCTATTCTTCCTTTCTGCAATCCCATTCTGTTGTGGTGTATATGCCACAGTGAGTTGCTTCTCCAACCCTACATCTTCACAGAATACATTGAACTCATGTGAGGTGTACTCACCACCCCTATCACTTCTTAGTCTTTTGATTTGGTATCCACTTTGCAATTCCACCATTGCCTTAAACTTCTTGAATATTATGAATACCTCAGACTTGAACCTCATGAAATACACCCAACACATCCGtgaataatcatcaatgaaggtTAGGAAATACCTGTTTCCACTGATTGTTGTTGTTCTCATTGGTCCACACACATCTGAGTGAATCAATTCGAGTGGCTTTGTTGCCCTCCAAGCCTTTCCAGCTTCAAATGAATCTCTGTGATGCTTGCCAAACACACACCCTTCACAGATTTCATTGCATTGATCCATTTTTGGTATACCTTGCACCATTTCATCCTTTTGCAGATTTTGTAAGCTTGTCATGTTTAAATGACCAAGTCTCTTGTGCCATAGTTTCATAAAACTTGTCACACTTGCTTTCTTTGCCACTTCTTCTAAGTACTTCAGTACAAATGGAAAGCTTCTGTTTTTCACTTCCACTTTGGTCACCAAGTTTGATAGGGATCTGTCATCATAGATCTCAACCACAGTTCCCCCAAAGAGTAGGAAATagccatgctccatcatttgaCCCACACTAAGTAGATTCTCATCCAATCCAGGCACTAGCATCACCTCCCTTAtacatcttcttcctttcttggtGTTGATAACCAGAGTTCCTCTTCCAGTGGCTTTGACAATGTTTCCATCACCCATTTTCACTTTTCCAGTGAAGTTTGTGTCGATGTCAATAAGTAAAGACTCATGTGCAGTCATGTGGTTGCTGCAGCCACTATCAATGTACCACACTTCATTGTTTCTCTCCATTTTTGCATTGAAAGCACAGAAcacatttgcttcttcttccacttgatTTGCACAGTTTACTTATTGCACATTTTTTGATCTGCAGTCCTTCATAATGTGCCCAAACCTGTTGCATTTGTGGCATCTAGGCTTGTCCTTGAACCAACACTCTCCAAGGTGGAATTTATCACAGTGCTTACATTGCTGCTTGGTTCTTGGACCTACATTGGTGTTGCTGCCTTGGTTAGGTCTTGAGTTGTGATACCCTTTTCCTTCCCATTTCTTGCTTTTGCCCTTCCACTGTGGTTTCTGATTGCTTGCACTGGCTTGACTGCTAGATCCAACATTGAGTGTTTGAAAGGCTTTCTCAGGTGCAGAGTCAGCATGCCTCTCGAGCCTTTGATCAAAAGCTCTTAAGGATGCCATCACCTCTTGTACACTGAGTGTTTCAGTGTCTTTGGTTTCTTCTATAACACTCACTATTGAATCATAGGGTTTAGTCAAACTAATCAACAGTTTTTGGACAATTCTTTCATTAGGCAGTTCCTCACCATATGTTTTCATCTTGTTTACAACATCAAACAGCCTAGTGAAGTAGTCTTTTAACAGCTCATTTTCCCTCATTCTTGTATACTCAAAATCTCTTCTAAGGGACTGAAGTTTTACCTTTCTAACTTTGGTGTCTCCTCTGTATTCTTGCTGTAAAACTTCCCAAGCTCCCTTTGCAGTCTCTTCATTTGCTATCCTCGAAAAAATGGTGTCTGAGACAGCACCTTGAATGATTCCAAGTGCTCTAGCATCCTCCATCCGATTCTGCTTCAGTGTTTTGAGTTGTGTTTCTGTGAGATCCTCCTCTAGAGCATCGATCTCCATCTCAGGTAGTTCATACCCATGTTGAACCATATCCCATAGATCATAGGATTTGAAAATGGTTGTCATTCTTATTCTCCAAAAATCATAATTCTCCCCATCAAAGACTGGAGCTTTTAGCTCACTGCTACTGCTGGATCCTTTCATTTCCAGAATTGTTTGTTGATTATTGTTATAGAAGACACTACGTTGGTGCTCCCAAAGATCTTATCTTGCACAGATTACGCCCCGAAAGTTGTAAGATCAATAACAAAGCTCTGAGGCCATGATaaagtttgtttattttgtgttttttgatTGAGTGTTTGAATCGGTTTCTTTTAGGTAGGATAGTAGagaaattgaaaaagataacTTGGAGATTGGTTTCTGCTATGCAAATAATGCAGCAGACTTAATTGAATAAGTAGAGTGATTTTTTACACAAGAGTATGGTGCATTTCCATCACCCATACTTTCTACAAAAGGTGATTGACAAGAGGCTTTAACAACCATTAAGCCTTACTACTCCAGATTACATCTTAACCCTTCATTTTGGGGTTAAATGATTTAATCTGGAGTGTACACTTGTCACTCACACACTTacacaaacatttaaaaacaaaactagccgttggagactagaacccttcattttctttcttcttcttcgatgcaGATGACATCCTTTTGCTCGGGAGTATCTTGCTGCCTTCGACTCCCCGACTCCAGGAGCTGGTTAGCTTCCAACAGAATATGATGTAAGTGATTCTTATCTCCTAGACAGTAAACGTAGGGTTTCGGAGCACTTCAAACTGTAGGCGGGTTCATATGAATATTTAGTAGCAATATTCTGTTAGACTTAATTAACTAAACAAGATTAAACATGAATCACAATCTAATAAGAACCAACCAATATTGTCTATGAGATAACTTAACAAGAATGGCATACCTGCAGAAGTCCCTGATCTAGAAACCATGGTGCTGAACTTTCTCTTCTCTCGCAAATGATCAAGAACTCGACTTACAAATAGGTTTAAGCCCCAATATGAGCGTGTGTTATGTGAGAAGAGAggtcatcatatatatatatatatatatatacacacacacacacacacacatacacacacatatagtcATTTCCATAACAGATAGGATTCCCTATTAAAATCCCTATAGGAAATAAATACTTGTCTCCTTGTTCCATAAGAACTGATCTCATGGCGTGTTTACGAAACGAGAATGAGGTAAGTGGAATCGGAATTGCATTCCTTCAAATGCATTCATGTGTTTACTTGTATATACGGAATGAAAACAAAGGTGGGGTCCACCCAAAATGGGGAattcaattccagatttgctTGGAATCCAATTACCAAGATATAGGTGGTAATTGAATTCTATAAGAAAGGGTCCATCAGTAATCAAACTTTTCTTCCTAAAGTGCCCTTTTACTTCTTTTTATATCCCAAAACACCCATGCAGCTTCAACACACTTACTTCTCTCTCAGTGGACTCCTTGCAACTTCTTCTCCAATTTCTCTTCGTTCCGTGACTTGGGACTGGAGCTTTCAAGGTCCATCTTCCTCCTTGCCTTCAATCAACTATTGTTTATCCCAAACCTGATTCATGTCCCTATTCTTATATATTCTCATTTCAACTCTTCGATTCGCTGACTCCATGGTTAAAAACTCATTCATTGCCGCAACTAGGAAACTCAAATTTGGGGTAAAAAAATTAAGGCTGGGACATGGAGGGAGGGAGCATGAAAGGTTCTTCGCAAACGTGGGGTGGGTTGGCAGCAGAGAAAGATATTTTAGAAAGGGGTAGGTCGGCAATACGTCGGCAGCAGAGAACGATGGGGAAATTTTAGAAATGGATAGATTGGGAAAGATggggaagagagggagagatcgaggatcacaaaaaaaattggaaaaatgaAAGAATGAGAAGAAGAGTTTCTGGGAAATTGAAGTTGTAGAGTTTCTAGAGGGTTTTTGAAAGCgtgaatgagaagaagaaatactaataaataaataaatgaaagataaaagtttaaaaacaaTTAGCATAGAAAATAGATTAGTTAAActaggggtattttagtaatcacATTAGTTTCATTCCGTTtcaagtgaattagtaaacagtttATATAGATCAATGTCATTCTTACTTTGATtccagacagttttagtaaacaacttcaacagtaatctgattctgattccacctcattccaattcctcctcaattcaattctttctcaattcaattcctctcaatctgattacggattagtaaatgTGCCCTCAATGCTATACAAAATCCTTCTTTGTCAGGGATCATCATTCTTCTTATTAACAAGACTTTTCTTCAAACTGAATATATATAGCCGATCCCAAAACTAATCTACCTCATACTCatattcttacattctcccacttgagtatgAGAATAGTTTCAAGTACTCAGCTTATTCAATTGTTTTTAGATAGAAGTGATCACTAAGTCTATTAACAAAAGTGCCCAATCACAATCAATTCATATACATCTCAAAATGTAGAACTCTGTAACTTTATTGCAACCATAATGCAAAACATCTTTCAAGAGTTACATACATTCAATTTGTATCTTTAACATTGTGAACTTCATCAATATCAGCAAATAAGTAGCATGAAACATTTATTGGATACAGTTTCTTCTCATTTGGATTATAAATTCAAGCCCCAGCTTTACATccccaaacataaaaatgaTCAAAGCTAGGCTTTCTTTCACTCCAGATTTTGAAAGGTGTTAATGAAACTGCTTTACAAGGAACTCGATTCAGTATATAAGTTGTTGTCTTCAATGCTTCTCCCCATATAAATCTAGGCAATTTTGACCTTGTCATCATACTCCTTACCATTCCAATCAAGGTTCTAATTCTCCTCCCtaaaactccattttgttgtggtgttcCAGGTGTGGTGTATTGAGCCACAATGCATTGTTATTCAAGATAAAGAGCAAAAAGACCCTTGTGTTGTCCAACCTCAGTGTACCTGCCAAAGTACTCCCCTCCTTTATCCGATCTAACAATCTTAATGATCTTTCCTAATTGTTTTTTCACTTcagttttataaattttgaaacaATCAAGGACATATGACTTCTCACTAATTAAATAAGTGTAACAAAATCTTGAGAAGTCATCAATGAAGTTAACAAAATAAGATTTACCACatggttttaattggaaaaGGACGATAAATGTCAGTGTGTATAATTTCCAGCAAATCATGACTTCTTTTAGCatccaatttcctaaaattaGTCATTTTTCCCTTGACACAATTAACACACTCAGTTGCAGTAGCAAAATTCAATTCAGGAATTAACTTAGCTTTGGACAGCTTTAAAACTCTTTCTTTGAATATGTGTCCTAACCTTTTGTGTCAAAGTATGAAGGAATCATCATTGCAGTGCATCCTCTTAGTGCTTATGTTTAAAACTTGTTGGTTATTAGACTCCAAAGTACAATTTAAACACCACAAGTTGTCACTCAAGTATGCAGTTCCCAAAACACAATCTTGGCGgttcttttcaaaaaaatttaaacactcAACATCACCtagaaaaacaaaaccatttttgGCAATTTTAGAAGCAGAGATCAAATTACTCCTCATCTTTGCCACATAAagcacatcatttaattttagTATAAAACCAGAAGACAATCTTAAGCTTACCATTCCAATAGCTTCTACTGCAACCTTAGTTCCTTCACCTACAAAGATATTATAGTTCTTAAAACCAGTTTGTTTTGATGTCATAAAACCCTCTAAAGAATTTGTAATGTGGACTGAGCAACCAGTATCAAACCACCAAGAATTCACAGGAATTTCAATCAAATTTGACTCGACACAAACATTAACTTGTTCTGCACCCTTACTTTTAAGATAGTCCTGGAAAACTTGATAATCTTTCCTTCAGTGTCTTCTAGTTTTGCGAAAAAACATCTAAGTTTAGCAATATTTTTCGTTTTAACCCTAAGATTGTTAGATCCCTTAATAGAGTCATTTACTTTAGCAGATACATTTGACTTAAAAGAGGTCAGCTTGGTATTGGAATTTTTACCAGAGTGTTCAGAGAATGAATTGATTGCCTTTTTCCCCTTATCTGGTTGCACAAAATTCACCGTTTCTGCATCCTTTCCTCTTTCTTGCTTTTGTCTAGTCTCCTCTTGAACACATTGTGCTATTAGCTCATTGACATCTCATTTATTGTCTTGAGTATTATACGACACCTTTAACTGACTGTATTTGCTTGGAAAAGCTTGAAGGATACCATTTGTTTCTCACCAATGTTGACATCTAGAGAATTCAACTTCTCAGTTGCATTAGTCATTCTCATGATGTGGTCTCTGATGGAACCAGTGCCTTCAATTTTGTATATGGTAAGCATTGCCATGTATTGACTGATTTCTGCCTTTTGAGACTCTTTGAACTTCTTCTCAATTGCTTTCAAATGGTCAATAGCCAATTCATGCTTCTTGATCCCACCTCGAACAATATCAATCATGGCACTTTCAAGTATGGAAAGTGCCACTTTGTTAGCTCTGATCCATCTCTCTGCATCAGCTTTCTCAGCCCTAGTGCTTTGATCAGTCAAAACTGGCTTGGGAATGTCAAGTGCTATGTCAAATTCATTAAGTATCAACAAGAGACCAATCTCTCGTCTCCACTTCTTGTAGTTGCTTCCCCCTGTGAGAATGGAAATGTTAGCCAAGTTCATAGTTCTTAATGATATTGCAAATGCTGTAGAAGTCATGAAATCACAAAAATGAACTTATTAGTTCCTGATTTCATTTCAACATCCTTTTGCACATCATGACTTTAATCACAAACTCATATAGTCTTAACAACAATTTGTTGATAAGCATATATAGAATAAATGATATAACAAGAACTCAGTCAACATGCTGCAGTAATCATGTATCCTCAGACACAGGATGAATTAATGGTGTCTCATACATGTGATATATAATGAACAGATTCAAAAGTTATCAAAGttaaatcaaaatccaaaatttgtATTCAAAACTGATATCCTTAATATGTTTATCACTGCAGCAATTCTCTGTAGCAATTTATTAATACAAACTGCAGCAGCAAAGCATTTTCATATGCACTAAAACATACACAGGTATTTGAGAAAATCAAAAGCAATTAACATACCTTTTAATCACTGATTTCAATTTCACGAAGAGAATAGCGGAAGCGATTTAGAATTTGAAAACAGAAGGTTTTATTGCTTAAAGGAAAAACCCAGATCGTTATTCATGAAGAGAATTAAAACTAACTCTAATATGCGAAAACCCTCATTCGGCAATGGTTTAGGGGTTCCAAGGGTCAAATTTTCAGTTTAATCTTATAAAGCCGTTATTTTGTCGTTTTCCTCCACCGTTTCTTTTACAATCACCAGAACCAGACTTCGATTCTCCATGAGGGCaagagttaatttttttttatttttttattattagaatGAAAACACAAACGTTTGATCTAAACTCATGTTTATATGTcttgtggctctgataccacatgttagACTTAATTAACTAAACAAGATTAAACATGAAGCACAATCTAATATAAGAACCAACCAATATTGTCTATGAGATAACTTAAGAAGAATGGCATACCTGTAGAAGTCCCTGAACTAGAAGCCATGGTGCCGAACTTTCAGTGAACCTTCTCTTCTCTCGCAGATAATCAAGAACTCGACTTACAAATAGGTTTAAGTCCCAATATGAGCGTGTGTTCTATGAGAAGAGAGGCcaccatatatatacatatagtcTTTTCCATAACAGATAGGATTCCCTATTAAAATCCCTATAGGAAACAAATACTTGTTTCTTTGTTCCATAAGAACTGATCTCAATGCAGTACAAAATCCTTCTTTGTCAAGGATCAGCATTCCTCTTATTAACAAGACTTTTCTATCAAACTGAAtacatatagccgatcccaaaACTACTCTACCTCATACTCATATTCTTACATATTCGACAAGAACTCCGAAGGCATCTGatggggttttttttgtttctttcttacAAAAGTTTGCTCCAAGTATCTTAGTTGAATGTGTGCCTAATGAAATATTTGAATCAATGCAGATAACGATCTCAGGAGGTAAAATGGAAGGAGTCCATGAAGCTCCACATTACATAGAAAACCCCAAGGATCCATTACAAGAGGAGTTGGATAACTTGTCAACCCTGTCCCCTTCGCGGTGTATCTATAGAGTTCCTAATCGACTGCGGCGGGTAAATGAGAAAGCATATACACCTCAAGTAGTCTCTATAGGCCCACTTCACCATGGCAAGGAACATTTAAAAGCCATGGAAGAACACAAAAAAAGGTACCTGCGACATTTTCTAAGCCGAACCGGGGAAAGGGTAAGCTTCTCTGATTATATACAAATGATAAAGGACCAAGAGGGAAGGTTGCGAGGTTCTTATGCAGAACCCATTGAGTTTGGCAGTGATCAATTCGTAAGAATTGTTTTAGTCGATGCCGCCTTCGTCATTGAGTTCTTATTGAGGTGCCGTGACTCACATTGTGAAGGTGATGATTACATATTTAACAACCCTATGATGAGATGGGATGTGCGTCCAGATT
Above is a window of Malus sylvestris chromosome 15, drMalSylv7.2, whole genome shotgun sequence DNA encoding:
- the LOC126605159 gene encoding uncharacterized protein LOC126605159, giving the protein MNLANISILTGGSNYKKWRREIGLLLILNEFDIALDIPKPVLTDQSTRAEKADAERWIRANKVALSILESAMIDIVRGGIKKHELAIDHLKAIEKKFKESQKAEISQYMAMLTIYKIEGTGSIRDHIMRMTNATEKLNSLDVNIGEKQMVSFKLFQANTVS